From the Serratia nematodiphila DZ0503SBS1 genome, one window contains:
- a CDS encoding efflux transporter outer membrane subunit yields MLQRVMMLTLPLLLSGCLSLDPHYQRPAAPVPANLPQGEAAGKQALSYPDVAWRDYVQDARLRQVVAMGLSSSRDLREAIANIASARALYGEQRAALLPTINATADGSRGRSLTGNGNATAISQSYEAQAGVSAFELDLFGKNASLSRAAFETYLANSEAAKSTRLTLIADIVTDWVAVAAERSNLAVAQQTMESAKRSLEVTRKNQQHGISSLVDVASAETVYQQARSDAASYATSAAQAKNALDLAVGQSVPENLLPGGIDALSGIMRDLPAGVSSQVLLTRPDVLQAEHNLKSANANIGSARAAFFPSISLTASGGVGSGELSSLFSHGAGVWSFAPSISLPIFSGGYNTSQLNYSKAQRDLYVATYEKAVQTAFQETADALARKATLREQLAAQTGYVAAAQQYYRLAELRYRQGVDSYLTVLDAQRTLYTAQQSLIAAQQTAYDNQATLYKVLGGGVAAERQGDGVIADKTTLSR; encoded by the coding sequence GTGTTGCAACGAGTCATGATGTTAACTTTACCGCTGCTGCTGAGCGGGTGTCTGTCGCTGGATCCGCACTACCAGCGCCCGGCGGCGCCGGTGCCCGCCAACCTGCCGCAGGGCGAGGCCGCCGGCAAGCAGGCGTTGAGCTACCCGGACGTCGCCTGGCGCGACTATGTGCAGGACGCCAGGCTGCGCCAGGTGGTGGCGATGGGGCTGAGCAGCAGCCGCGATCTGCGCGAGGCGATCGCCAATATCGCCTCGGCGCGCGCGCTGTACGGTGAGCAGCGAGCAGCGCTGTTGCCGACGATCAACGCCACCGCCGACGGCAGTCGCGGGCGTTCGCTGACCGGCAACGGCAATGCCACCGCCATCAGCCAGAGTTACGAAGCGCAGGCCGGCGTCAGCGCCTTTGAGCTGGATCTGTTCGGCAAAAACGCCAGCCTGTCGCGGGCGGCGTTCGAAACCTATCTGGCGAACTCGGAGGCGGCGAAAAGCACCCGCCTGACGTTGATCGCCGACATCGTCACCGACTGGGTGGCGGTGGCGGCCGAGCGCAGCAATCTGGCGGTGGCGCAGCAGACGATGGAAAGCGCCAAACGGTCGCTGGAGGTGACGCGCAAAAACCAGCAGCACGGCATCTCGTCGCTGGTCGACGTGGCGTCGGCGGAGACCGTTTATCAACAGGCGCGATCGGACGCCGCCAGCTATGCGACCAGCGCCGCGCAGGCGAAAAACGCGCTGGATTTAGCGGTGGGGCAAAGCGTGCCGGAAAACCTGCTGCCCGGCGGCATCGACGCGCTGAGCGGGATCATGCGCGACCTGCCGGCCGGGGTTTCTTCGCAGGTGCTGCTGACGCGGCCGGACGTGCTGCAGGCGGAGCATAACCTGAAATCCGCCAACGCCAATATCGGCTCGGCGCGGGCGGCGTTCTTCCCGTCGATCAGCCTGACCGCCAGCGGCGGGGTGGGCAGCGGTGAACTCTCGTCGCTGTTCAGCCACGGCGCGGGCGTTTGGTCATTCGCCCCGAGCATCAGCCTGCCGATTTTCAGCGGCGGCTATAACACGTCGCAACTGAACTACAGCAAAGCGCAGAGAGATCTGTATGTCGCCACCTATGAGAAAGCGGTGCAGACGGCATTTCAGGAAACCGCCGACGCGCTGGCGCGCAAAGCCACGCTGCGGGAGCAGCTGGCGGCGCAAACCGGCTATGTGGCGGCGGCGCAGCAATATTATCGTCTGGCCGAACTGCGTTACCGCCAGGGCGTGGACAGCTATCTGACCGTGCTGGACGCACAGCGCACGCTGTATACGGCGCAGCAGTCGCTGATCGCCGCACAGCAGACTGCGTACGACAATCAGGCGACCCTGTATAAAGTGTTGGGCGGCGGGGTTGCCGCCGAGCGGCAGGGGGATGGCGTCATCGCCGACAAGACGACACTCAGCCGCTAA
- a CDS encoding DUF1493 family protein: MAEDIQQQVIALIAAFNASGRLQKGVAITPETEINTVLNLSFSDSNTLMRRYFDTFGVDSGNYNHELYFQPPSNTGRWFSPSACKEHTRPLCVSMLVRSARAKRWLYDIHFLIEQLR; this comes from the coding sequence ATGGCAGAAGACATTCAGCAACAGGTCATCGCGCTTATCGCCGCCTTCAACGCATCAGGGCGGCTGCAGAAGGGCGTGGCCATCACCCCGGAAACCGAGATTAATACCGTGCTCAATCTGTCGTTCAGCGACTCCAACACGCTGATGCGCCGCTACTTCGACACCTTCGGCGTCGACAGCGGCAACTATAACCACGAGCTGTATTTCCAGCCGCCGAGCAATACCGGGCGCTGGTTTTCTCCCTCCGCCTGTAAAGAACACACTCGGCCGCTGTGCGTGTCTATGCTGGTGCGCTCCGCGCGCGCCAAACGCTGGCTGTACGACATCCATTTTCTGATCGAACAATTGCGCTAA
- a CDS encoding heavy-metal-associated domain-containing protein, giving the protein MIRFHIPTMTCGGCAKSVTRTLLSVDPQAHIQTEPAKREVLIESLLHSDTFIAALDEAGFPPAEAD; this is encoded by the coding sequence ATGATTCGTTTTCATATTCCAACCATGACCTGCGGCGGCTGCGCCAAATCCGTCACCCGGACGCTGCTGAGCGTTGACCCGCAGGCTCACATTCAAACCGAGCCGGCCAAACGGGAAGTGCTCATCGAGAGTCTGTTGCACAGCGATACCTTCATCGCCGCGCTGGACGAAGCCGGTTTTCCTCCGGCCGAGGCGGATTAA
- the cueR gene encoding Cu(I)-responsive transcriptional regulator, translated as MNIGQAAKLSGVSAKMIRYYEQIGLIPRAARSDAGYRHYGMPEVHSLRFIRRSRDLGFSVEQISALLLLWHDRERASADVKAVALSHIAVLKTKIAELQSMAQTLERLAGHCRGNARPDCPILADLAEPETAAIPRQTPRFGLIREPKPRRLRESP; from the coding sequence ATGAATATCGGACAAGCCGCCAAATTATCCGGCGTTTCGGCGAAGATGATTCGCTATTACGAGCAAATAGGCCTGATCCCGAGAGCGGCTCGCTCCGATGCGGGATATCGCCACTACGGTATGCCTGAGGTGCATAGCCTGCGTTTTATTCGGCGTTCACGCGACCTGGGTTTTTCCGTTGAACAGATATCTGCATTGCTGCTGCTGTGGCATGACCGCGAACGCGCCAGCGCTGATGTTAAAGCCGTAGCGCTGTCGCATATCGCGGTGCTGAAAACCAAGATTGCTGAACTGCAGTCGATGGCGCAAACGCTGGAACGCCTTGCCGGCCATTGCCGCGGCAATGCGCGCCCCGACTGCCCTATTCTGGCCGATTTGGCGGAGCCGGAAACCGCCGCCATACCGCGCCAAACGCCGCGTTTCGGGTTGATACGCGAGCCGAAACCACGGCGGCTGCGTGAATCGCCGTAA
- a CDS encoding heavy metal translocating P-type ATPase, with product MNASNTHLPQLSSARLSLPVAGMTCASCVGRVERALSAIQGVQAATVNLATERADITFNGQADPQAAVRAIEGAGYTVREETVELAIENMTCASCVGRVEKALAQVAGVIEANVNLATERARVRYLAGTVSAGDLEVAVTRAGYTSRRLTADSASADDQAAEQRENEARALRRALFGAALFTLPVFLLEMGSHLIPAIHEWVMQVLGAQTSWYIQFVLTTLVLFGPGLRFFRKGVPALLRGAPDMNSLVAVGTAAAYGYSLVATFAPEVLPQGTANVYFEAAAVIVTLILLGRVLEARAKGRTSQAIKRLVGLQPKVARVQRHGGTVEIPLEQVVTGDVVFVRPGEKIAVDGEVIEGASYVDESMITGEPVPVEKIVGADVVGGTINKTGAFSFRATKVGANTVLAQIIRLVEEAQGSKLPIQALVDKVTMWFVPAVMAAAALTFLVWLVLGPTPALTFALVNAVAVLIIACPCAMGLATPTSIMVGTGRAAELGVLFRKGEALQALRDVSVIALDKTGTLTKGRPELTDLEPAEGFDYDEVLALVAAVETRSEHPIAEAIVAAAKQRDLTLAIVDSFDAVPGFGVSANLGGRAVSVGADRFMTQLGLDVTSFRSVAERLGAQGKSPLYAAIDGSLAAVIAVADPIKETSPEAIAALHVLGLKVAMITGDNAATAAAIARQLGIDEIAAEVLPEGKVAALKSFRSSGAKVAFVGDGINDAPALAEADVGLAIGTGTDVAIEAADVVLMSGDLRGVANAIALSQATIRNIQQNLFWAFAYNAILIPVAAGLLYPLNGTLLSPIFAAAAMALSSVFVLGNALRLKRFHAPMAVESRAAAVAEAAHPTGISASS from the coding sequence ATGAACGCATCCAATACCCACTTACCTCAGCTTTCGTCCGCGCGTCTGAGCCTGCCGGTTGCAGGCATGACGTGCGCCTCGTGCGTCGGGCGCGTCGAGCGTGCCTTGAGCGCGATTCAGGGCGTACAGGCGGCCACGGTCAATCTCGCGACCGAGCGCGCCGACATCACGTTCAACGGACAGGCCGATCCGCAGGCCGCCGTTCGCGCTATTGAAGGCGCCGGCTATACGGTGCGAGAGGAAACCGTCGAACTGGCGATCGAAAACATGACCTGCGCCTCCTGTGTCGGCCGGGTGGAGAAAGCGTTGGCCCAGGTTGCCGGCGTGATCGAGGCCAATGTCAACCTGGCGACCGAACGCGCGCGGGTGCGCTATCTCGCCGGCACCGTATCCGCAGGCGATCTGGAAGTCGCCGTCACCCGTGCCGGCTATACGTCTCGTCGCTTGACGGCGGATAGCGCCAGCGCGGACGACCAGGCCGCCGAACAGCGCGAAAACGAGGCGCGCGCGTTGCGGCGCGCCCTGTTCGGCGCCGCCCTGTTTACCCTGCCGGTATTCCTGTTGGAAATGGGCTCGCACCTCATTCCCGCCATACATGAGTGGGTCATGCAGGTGTTGGGCGCGCAGACGAGCTGGTATATCCAGTTTGTCCTCACCACCTTGGTTTTATTTGGCCCCGGCCTGCGCTTCTTCCGCAAAGGCGTTCCGGCGCTGCTGCGCGGCGCTCCCGATATGAACTCGCTGGTTGCGGTCGGCACGGCGGCGGCTTACGGCTATTCGCTGGTCGCCACCTTCGCCCCCGAGGTGTTGCCGCAGGGCACCGCCAACGTCTATTTCGAGGCCGCCGCCGTCATCGTCACACTGATCCTGCTCGGACGCGTGCTGGAGGCACGCGCCAAGGGGCGCACCTCGCAGGCCATCAAACGGCTCGTCGGCCTTCAACCCAAGGTCGCGCGCGTCCAGCGGCATGGCGGAACGGTCGAAATCCCTCTCGAGCAGGTGGTTACCGGCGATGTGGTGTTCGTCCGGCCGGGGGAGAAAATCGCGGTGGATGGCGAGGTCATCGAAGGCGCGTCTTATGTCGATGAAAGCATGATCACCGGTGAACCGGTGCCGGTCGAGAAAATCGTGGGGGCCGACGTGGTCGGCGGCACCATCAACAAAACCGGCGCGTTCAGTTTCCGGGCGACAAAAGTCGGCGCGAATACCGTCCTGGCGCAAATCATCCGACTGGTGGAAGAAGCGCAGGGTTCCAAGCTGCCGATTCAGGCGTTGGTCGATAAGGTCACCATGTGGTTCGTTCCTGCGGTGATGGCCGCTGCGGCGCTGACGTTCCTGGTCTGGCTGGTCCTCGGCCCCACCCCGGCGCTGACGTTCGCACTGGTCAATGCGGTCGCGGTGCTGATCATCGCCTGCCCTTGCGCCATGGGGCTTGCGACGCCAACCTCGATCATGGTCGGCACCGGGCGCGCCGCCGAACTGGGCGTATTGTTCCGCAAAGGTGAGGCTCTGCAGGCGCTGCGCGATGTCAGCGTTATCGCTCTCGATAAAACCGGTACGCTGACCAAAGGCCGCCCGGAGCTGACCGACCTCGAACCCGCAGAGGGCTTCGACTATGACGAGGTGTTGGCCCTGGTCGCCGCGGTCGAGACGCGATCCGAACACCCCATCGCCGAAGCGATCGTCGCGGCGGCAAAACAGCGTGATCTCACGCTCGCCATCGTCGACAGTTTTGATGCCGTACCGGGTTTCGGCGTCTCGGCCAACCTCGGCGGCCGGGCGGTTTCCGTCGGCGCGGATCGCTTCATGACACAACTCGGGCTTGATGTGACAAGTTTTCGGTCCGTCGCCGAACGCCTCGGCGCCCAAGGGAAAAGCCCGCTTTATGCCGCCATCGACGGCAGTTTGGCTGCGGTGATCGCCGTTGCCGATCCGATTAAGGAAACATCGCCGGAAGCCATCGCGGCATTGCATGTGCTCGGGCTCAAGGTTGCGATGATCACCGGCGACAACGCCGCAACGGCGGCGGCGATCGCCCGGCAACTGGGGATTGATGAAATCGCGGCCGAAGTGCTCCCCGAGGGCAAGGTGGCGGCGTTGAAATCCTTCCGCAGTAGCGGCGCGAAAGTCGCCTTCGTCGGCGACGGCATCAACGATGCGCCTGCGCTGGCGGAAGCGGACGTTGGGTTGGCTATCGGCACAGGCACCGATGTGGCGATAGAAGCGGCCGACGTGGTGTTGATGTCGGGCGATCTGCGCGGCGTAGCGAACGCCATTGCGCTCAGCCAGGCGACGATCCGCAACATCCAGCAGAACCTGTTTTGGGCCTTCGCCTACAACGCCATACTGATCCCGGTGGCGGCGGGCCTGCTCTATCCGTTGAACGGCACGTTGCTTTCACCGATCTTCGCCGCCGCCGCGATGGCGCTTTCCAGCGTCTTCGTTCTTGGCAATGCGCTGCGGCTAAAACGTTTTCACGCGCCGATGGCCGTCGAGAGCCGCGCTGCAGCGGTGGCAGAAGCAGCGCACCCCACCGGGATATCGGCATCATCGTAA
- a CDS encoding efflux transporter outer membrane subunit — translation MRNLRRTFLLPLSAIALLTGCAAVGPDYSPPAPRPLSGFGPSPAGLGAGDVEIAWWRIFDDPALTELIRRALAANHDVGIAVARLDEAKALLREQRQDFLPRGDVALSYETRRRGEAEKMAAQPRQAETYRGALDAAWEIDLFGRVRRSVELAQAQAGSREALLRGVQAGVAAEVAATWFELRGVEAELKVVADINQSQRESLAQIERQMRAGVASEVDRLRAEALLLSVEATTPELERRRSAAVNVLATLLGETPQTFRPPATERESQLPALRAIAVGTPGALLARRADIAAAERELAAATARIGVETADLYPHVEARGSIGLVAGNLDAINGAGVLSGFIAPIIRWSFLDIGRVRARIAASEAQARQALLIYDQTVLRALRETDDAFKAYVEAADLLALRLLEAASNREAARLSRLRFAAGQGIYLEVLEAERADFSSRRAVAHARTRQRLAVVSIYKALGGGWEVCATAMSDCRGAGNSSIAKKVDGKP, via the coding sequence ATGAGAAATCTTCGTAGAACCTTTTTATTGCCGCTGAGTGCGATCGCCTTGTTAACCGGGTGTGCGGCGGTCGGTCCAGATTACTCGCCGCCCGCCCCCCGGCCTCTCTCCGGCTTCGGCCCATCGCCGGCGGGACTCGGCGCCGGCGATGTCGAGATCGCATGGTGGCGCATCTTCGACGATCCGGCGCTCACCGAATTGATTCGGCGCGCGTTGGCGGCGAACCATGATGTCGGCATCGCCGTCGCCCGGTTGGACGAAGCCAAGGCCCTGTTGCGTGAACAACGGCAGGATTTCCTGCCGCGCGGCGACGTCGCGTTGAGTTATGAGACGCGTCGACGGGGGGAGGCAGAAAAAATGGCCGCCCAGCCGCGCCAGGCGGAAACCTACCGCGGCGCGCTTGACGCCGCATGGGAAATCGACCTCTTTGGGCGCGTTCGGCGCTCGGTTGAACTCGCTCAGGCGCAGGCGGGAAGCCGTGAAGCACTGCTGCGGGGCGTTCAGGCGGGCGTCGCCGCCGAAGTGGCCGCCACCTGGTTCGAACTGCGCGGTGTTGAGGCCGAACTTAAGGTGGTCGCCGACATCAACCAAAGCCAGCGTGAAAGCCTGGCGCAGATTGAAAGACAAATGCGTGCCGGCGTCGCCAGCGAAGTTGACCGATTGCGCGCCGAGGCGCTCTTGCTCAGCGTCGAAGCGACGACGCCGGAACTGGAACGCCGCCGATCCGCCGCCGTCAACGTATTGGCGACGCTGCTTGGCGAAACGCCCCAAACATTCCGTCCTCCGGCCACCGAACGGGAGAGTCAGCTGCCTGCGCTGCGGGCTATCGCCGTGGGTACGCCCGGCGCCCTGCTTGCCCGGCGCGCCGACATTGCGGCGGCGGAGCGGGAGCTGGCCGCGGCCACCGCCCGGATTGGCGTTGAAACAGCGGATCTCTACCCGCACGTTGAGGCGCGAGGCTCGATCGGACTGGTCGCCGGCAATCTCGATGCGATAAATGGCGCCGGCGTGCTGTCCGGCTTCATCGCGCCAATCATTCGTTGGTCATTTCTTGATATCGGCCGCGTGCGCGCCCGGATCGCCGCCAGCGAGGCGCAGGCGCGACAGGCGTTATTGATTTATGACCAGACGGTGCTGCGTGCGCTGCGTGAAACGGATGATGCCTTCAAAGCCTACGTCGAAGCGGCCGACCTGCTTGCGCTGCGGTTGCTCGAAGCGGCGTCGAACCGCGAAGCGGCGAGGCTCTCCCGGCTGCGCTTTGCGGCGGGTCAGGGCATTTACCTGGAGGTTCTCGAAGCCGAACGGGCCGACTTCAGCAGTCGGCGGGCTGTGGCGCACGCACGCACCCGGCAACGGCTTGCCGTGGTGAGCATCTATAAAGCGCTCGGTGGTGGCTGGGAAGTGTGCGCAACGGCGATGAGCGACTGCCGCGGCGCAGGTAATTCGTCCATAGCGAAAAAAGTTGACGGTAAACCTTGA